A single window of Rubripirellula lacrimiformis DNA harbors:
- a CDS encoding DUF1553 domain-containing protein, producing MSLFIRSTRSWSAASRLPNSSQPLWVAPAACLGLFLIVAGVFLISPESAQANDPPGSVEFFENRIRPVLVNHCYECHSAEADEIGGSLLLDSSDAMIIGGDSGPAIQPGDAAASTLVSAIRYESSEMPPAGRLSDEVIEDFEAWIKAGAKDPRKTKAAPVTMRSTIDLDEGRQFWAFRPVQSSLPPPHPFDGSRGAIDQFLYQSLSDVDVVPNGFADDATRLRRLAFDLTGLPPSLELQRRWLSNPSWANWTRIVDSMLASPAFAQHWARHWMDVARYADSNGSDFNATFHEAWRYRDYLIRSFATDRPIDEMIRQQVAGDLLPAMTDQQRYDNVVASTFLMLGTKMLSERDKPKLELDVVDDQIDTVGRAFLGLTLGCARCHDHKFDPVPMDDYYALAGIFKSTVTLKGESQEYVSTWNRVSLPTSAEHRDAIQEFQSSLQSIEAKIKSADAQWKQAQDRLSGNQAGVVIDDSQATKVGTWKASQYTQPFVGVGYVHDDNSMKGTAEIRFEARLPDDGVYEVRVSYTPSSSRAAKIPVTIETAHGSRTVRLDQRKVTIAPMWSSLGEFEFKSSSPAVVTISNEGTSGYVIADAVQFLDVDHAPKIDPNVVAAAESAKAHLDGLRAEMKVLQANRPLPIPQAMAPSDRPTAELTDSPVHIRGEVRNLGPVVPRGFLRVCSSGDAAMEEPQGSGRLELADWLTDPDHPLVARVFVNRVWMHLMGQGIVRTVDNFGQRGERPSHPELLDAMAVDFMRDGWQLKPLIRDIVHSAAYQRSSQYDADAVQRDPENRLWWRMHRRRLPAEAIRDAMVSAAGLLNHTPTVNLMAGHKVLVSNNNSNSTAGKIDGIQVPRRSVFLPIVRGYLPPEMTALDMADPDLLVGRRPTTNVPGQALVLINSPTVNEWARTAADNVCQQEASFEDRLHRVYQLCLQREPSAEDEQMARDFFAGHPDSASRWHAYIAAIFAATEFRFLD from the coding sequence ATGTCGCTATTTATACGGTCGACCCGTTCGTGGTCCGCTGCATCACGGTTGCCGAATTCAAGCCAGCCGTTGTGGGTTGCACCGGCCGCCTGCCTCGGTTTGTTCTTGATCGTCGCCGGGGTCTTCTTGATAAGCCCGGAATCGGCACAGGCCAACGATCCGCCGGGATCCGTTGAATTCTTCGAAAACCGGATTCGGCCGGTCTTGGTCAACCACTGTTACGAATGCCATTCGGCCGAAGCCGACGAAATTGGCGGATCACTGCTGCTGGATTCATCCGACGCCATGATAATCGGTGGCGATAGCGGACCGGCGATCCAACCTGGTGACGCGGCGGCAAGCACTTTGGTGTCGGCGATTCGATACGAGTCGTCAGAGATGCCGCCCGCCGGCCGTTTGTCAGACGAAGTGATCGAAGACTTCGAGGCGTGGATCAAGGCAGGAGCCAAGGATCCGCGAAAAACCAAAGCAGCCCCCGTGACGATGCGGTCCACCATCGACCTCGATGAAGGCCGGCAATTTTGGGCATTCCGTCCTGTCCAATCTTCGTTGCCGCCTCCGCATCCTTTCGATGGTTCACGTGGCGCGATCGATCAATTTTTGTACCAGTCGCTGTCCGATGTTGATGTGGTGCCAAATGGTTTCGCCGACGATGCTACCCGGCTGCGCCGGTTAGCGTTCGATTTGACGGGTTTGCCACCTTCGCTGGAATTGCAACGTCGATGGTTATCAAATCCATCCTGGGCCAATTGGACTCGCATCGTGGATTCGATGTTGGCGTCGCCCGCATTCGCTCAGCATTGGGCACGTCACTGGATGGACGTTGCTCGGTACGCCGACAGCAACGGAAGCGATTTCAATGCGACATTTCATGAAGCATGGCGATATCGTGATTACCTAATCCGGTCCTTTGCCACCGATCGTCCGATCGACGAAATGATTCGACAACAGGTCGCGGGGGACCTCTTGCCGGCAATGACGGATCAGCAACGTTACGACAATGTCGTGGCCAGTACTTTTCTGATGCTGGGCACCAAGATGCTTAGCGAACGCGACAAGCCCAAATTAGAACTGGACGTGGTCGATGACCAGATCGATACGGTCGGTCGCGCGTTCCTTGGCCTGACGTTGGGGTGTGCCCGCTGCCACGACCACAAGTTCGATCCCGTGCCGATGGACGACTATTACGCACTGGCCGGAATCTTCAAAAGCACGGTGACCTTGAAAGGCGAAAGCCAAGAATACGTCAGCACTTGGAATCGAGTGTCGCTGCCGACGTCGGCGGAACATCGTGACGCGATTCAAGAATTTCAATCGAGTCTGCAATCGATCGAAGCGAAAATCAAGTCGGCCGATGCCCAGTGGAAACAAGCACAGGATCGATTGTCAGGCAACCAAGCCGGTGTTGTGATCGATGATTCCCAGGCAACGAAGGTGGGGACCTGGAAAGCGTCACAGTACACGCAGCCGTTTGTCGGCGTGGGCTACGTTCACGATGACAATTCGATGAAAGGCACCGCCGAAATTCGGTTCGAAGCTCGTCTGCCTGATGATGGCGTCTACGAAGTTCGTGTGTCCTATACGCCAAGTTCTAGTCGCGCCGCCAAGATCCCGGTAACGATCGAAACCGCCCACGGATCTCGCACGGTTCGATTGGACCAACGCAAAGTCACCATTGCACCGATGTGGTCTTCGTTGGGCGAATTCGAATTCAAATCTTCCTCGCCTGCCGTCGTGACCATTTCGAACGAAGGCACCAGCGGCTATGTGATTGCCGACGCGGTTCAGTTTTTGGACGTTGATCATGCACCGAAAATCGATCCCAACGTGGTCGCTGCCGCCGAATCGGCAAAGGCACACCTCGATGGACTGCGTGCCGAAATGAAGGTTTTGCAGGCGAACCGGCCGTTGCCGATTCCCCAAGCGATGGCCCCGTCGGACCGTCCCACTGCCGAATTGACCGACAGCCCCGTTCACATTCGTGGGGAAGTGCGGAATTTGGGACCGGTCGTCCCACGCGGGTTCCTGCGGGTTTGCAGCAGCGGGGATGCTGCGATGGAAGAGCCACAGGGCAGCGGCCGGTTGGAACTGGCCGATTGGTTGACCGACCCCGATCATCCGCTGGTCGCGCGAGTCTTCGTGAATCGTGTTTGGATGCACCTGATGGGTCAGGGCATTGTCCGAACGGTCGACAACTTTGGCCAGCGGGGCGAGCGGCCGTCACACCCGGAACTGCTGGACGCCATGGCGGTCGATTTCATGCGTGATGGATGGCAGCTGAAGCCTTTGATTCGTGACATCGTTCATTCGGCCGCCTATCAACGGTCCAGTCAGTATGATGCCGACGCCGTGCAGCGAGATCCCGAAAACCGTCTGTGGTGGCGGATGCACCGGCGGCGATTGCCAGCGGAAGCGATCCGCGATGCGATGGTGTCAGCCGCCGGACTGCTCAACCACACCCCAACGGTCAACTTGATGGCGGGGCACAAAGTGTTGGTTTCCAATAACAATTCCAACAGCACTGCTGGCAAGATCGACGGTATTCAGGTGCCTCGCCGTTCGGTGTTTTTGCCGATCGTGCGTGGTTACCTTCCGCCCGAAATGACGGCGCTGGATATGGCGGATCCCGATTTGCTGGTCGGTCGGCGTCCCACCACAAACGTACCCGGGCAGGCGTTGGTGTTGATCAATAGCCCGACCGTGAATGAATGGGCCCGCACAGCCGCTGACAATGTGTGCCAGCAAGAGGCAAGCTTTGAAGACCGGTTGCACAGGGTTTACCAGTTGTGTCTGCAGCGGGAACCCAGCGCCGAAGACGAGCAGATGGCGAGGGATTTCTTTGCCGGGCATCCCGATTCGGCATCCCGTTGGCATGCCTACATCGCTGCGATTTTTGCGGCCACCGAATTCCGTTTCCTGGATTAA
- a CDS encoding DUF1501 domain-containing protein gives MKFPSMKTYLTRRQFGVTGTLTTSGLAVSGFTPWTTAGAAQRSSDLAGVVDAYHVRPRAKRVIFLFMHGGPSHVDTFDYKPLLARDDGKPLPFELPPNLNAIPKLLNGPWKFSQRGQSGLWVSDLLPHMAKQADSLCVIKSMHTRGQSHGQAVGMVNTGSDNLVRPSIGAWVSYALGSQHPDLPAHMAIGPATAHGGPRNYGAAFLPAMHQATAIGSNGNFGSGKIPFLDGPEGSVDVSKQFDLVRRMNQRHLRQSGPDREIEGAIQAVNLASRMRTAAPEVFAMDQETDATRRAYGIDQKATAGFGKSCLLARRLAEAGVRFITVSSGQVWDQHSNLVDGHNRNAMATDQPIAALMDDLKKRGLWDDTLIVWGGEFGRTPVVQGKNGRDHNPQGFTVVLAGGAVKPGFEYGQTDDYGYYSLHDRVHMHDLHATILHALGIDHQRLTYRYAGRDFRLTDVHGRVVNEVLS, from the coding sequence ATGAAGTTCCCATCCATGAAAACTTATCTGACCCGTCGTCAGTTCGGCGTGACAGGCACGCTTACGACCAGTGGATTGGCCGTCTCTGGATTTACGCCATGGACCACTGCCGGCGCAGCCCAGCGGTCATCCGACTTGGCCGGTGTCGTCGACGCCTATCATGTTCGTCCTCGCGCCAAACGTGTGATCTTTCTGTTCATGCATGGTGGGCCTAGCCACGTCGACACGTTCGACTACAAGCCTCTATTGGCGCGTGACGATGGCAAGCCCTTGCCGTTCGAATTGCCGCCGAACCTGAACGCGATCCCCAAACTGCTAAACGGTCCCTGGAAATTTTCCCAGCGTGGTCAATCCGGACTGTGGGTCAGTGATTTGCTGCCCCACATGGCAAAGCAGGCCGATTCGTTGTGTGTGATCAAAAGCATGCACACCCGCGGCCAATCGCATGGTCAGGCTGTTGGTATGGTCAACACGGGCAGCGATAACTTGGTCCGCCCCAGCATCGGGGCCTGGGTCAGCTACGCGCTGGGAAGTCAGCATCCCGATTTGCCCGCCCACATGGCGATTGGACCGGCGACTGCCCATGGTGGTCCCCGCAATTACGGTGCTGCGTTCTTGCCTGCCATGCATCAGGCAACCGCGATTGGCAGCAACGGGAACTTTGGCAGTGGGAAGATTCCGTTTCTGGACGGTCCCGAGGGATCCGTCGATGTTTCCAAGCAGTTCGATCTGGTGCGCCGAATGAACCAACGTCACCTGCGGCAAAGTGGGCCAGATCGCGAAATCGAAGGGGCTATCCAGGCGGTGAATCTGGCGTCGCGGATGCGCACCGCTGCACCGGAGGTGTTTGCGATGGATCAGGAAACCGATGCGACACGACGCGCCTACGGAATCGATCAAAAAGCCACCGCTGGGTTTGGGAAGAGTTGTCTGTTGGCACGTCGCTTGGCCGAGGCTGGTGTGCGTTTTATCACCGTCAGCAGTGGCCAGGTTTGGGACCAGCACAGCAATTTGGTGGATGGTCACAATCGCAATGCGATGGCGACCGATCAGCCGATTGCCGCGTTGATGGACGACTTGAAGAAACGCGGGCTATGGGACGATACGCTGATCGTTTGGGGCGGCGAGTTTGGTCGGACTCCCGTCGTGCAGGGCAAAAATGGACGCGATCACAATCCGCAGGGGTTCACCGTCGTCTTGGCCGGTGGCGCCGTGAAGCCCGGTTTCGAGTACGGGCAAACCGATGACTACGGATATTACTCGTTGCATGACCGCGTCCATATGCACGACCTGCATGCAACGATCCTGCATGCGTTGGGCATCGACCACCAGCGATTGACCTACCGATACGCCGGTCGCGATTTTCGTTTGACCGACGTTCACGGACGTGTCGTGAACGAGGTTCTGTCCTGA
- a CDS encoding WD40 repeat domain-containing protein, giving the protein MMMHSILTIRKPAAFACLLAVFGLGVAAERYRRYWTTNVGDWSVQRTDPLITLAIDGTPLSNWQAPVHLRAGPHQLHATWRDFRVETTVNVKRGDEAARNQIRYSLRDDQLQVEFNLQLIDVVPRPEPEVCSIQTASGNSWHTADSGEIALRALDQAASAKPASAKLASAEPYTIHWLRPDRSEAFIQSSDGRFVTHTSSLRDSPQGVLKLSGGNDWPSVFKVARVEGNEPWITLAAGQHFVDAGADPKRVRTTVYELFASPHFFSKTTDDVKNAKPPLPPAVPVIPATLNSLSVRRFKGHTDVIRAVVFTPDGRHIISASEDGTIRFWNVKNGKQVDVIQTHRPALSLAISSDGESLACGMADAVVKIWKLDQDPSMAHRDERILARDSRGDVLSIAFSPDDTRVAAGGNDQQHTRIWNLLTPDERCQSSLILGPVTSLAWSATGGRLLLCTGTRSLHWWPPSKGLQSRDFRSGKLLIRSGNRPLVVVAGEILDAETLEVVHSFTQRQGVRAVSAQTFDPSKMLVTADKIVNTIHEMQPDELVSVWDLTSGQPVAVLRDRPGQVGNIAISPGGELVAYGNGQNVASTQPQPTGDYDLRVWKIIHSE; this is encoded by the coding sequence ATGATGATGCATTCCATTCTTACCATTCGTAAACCTGCTGCATTCGCTTGCCTCTTGGCCGTATTCGGGCTTGGAGTTGCAGCCGAACGCTACCGGCGATACTGGACGACGAACGTTGGTGACTGGTCGGTTCAGCGGACAGACCCGCTGATTACTTTAGCCATCGATGGGACACCTTTGTCGAACTGGCAAGCGCCGGTGCATCTGCGTGCCGGCCCCCATCAACTTCATGCAACATGGCGAGATTTCCGGGTCGAAACAACGGTCAATGTGAAACGCGGCGACGAAGCAGCGAGGAACCAGATCCGATACTCCCTGCGTGACGACCAGTTACAGGTTGAGTTCAATTTGCAATTGATTGATGTGGTTCCACGACCAGAGCCGGAAGTTTGCTCGATTCAAACCGCATCAGGAAACAGCTGGCATACTGCCGACAGCGGTGAAATCGCTCTGCGAGCTCTGGATCAAGCTGCCAGCGCCAAACCTGCCAGCGCCAAACTTGCCAGCGCCGAACCGTACACCATCCACTGGCTTCGGCCCGATCGCAGCGAAGCGTTCATTCAGTCCAGCGATGGTCGATTCGTGACCCACACATCCAGTCTGCGGGATTCACCGCAAGGCGTCTTGAAACTCTCCGGCGGCAACGATTGGCCATCCGTATTCAAAGTCGCTCGCGTGGAAGGCAACGAACCGTGGATTACACTCGCCGCAGGTCAGCACTTTGTCGATGCCGGCGCTGACCCGAAACGCGTACGCACAACTGTTTACGAACTGTTTGCGTCGCCGCACTTCTTCAGCAAGACCACCGACGACGTCAAAAACGCCAAGCCTCCGCTGCCACCCGCGGTCCCGGTGATTCCAGCCACCTTGAACTCCCTATCGGTTCGTCGCTTCAAGGGGCACACCGATGTGATCCGCGCCGTTGTGTTCACCCCAGATGGAAGACACATCATCAGCGCCAGTGAGGATGGAACGATTCGATTCTGGAACGTCAAAAACGGCAAACAGGTCGATGTGATCCAAACGCATCGACCAGCCCTGTCGCTTGCAATTTCTAGCGATGGCGAATCCCTGGCCTGTGGCATGGCCGACGCGGTGGTCAAAATCTGGAAACTGGACCAGGATCCATCGATGGCCCATCGCGATGAACGTATTCTGGCACGCGACTCCCGTGGTGACGTTCTTTCGATCGCCTTCTCGCCAGATGACACAAGAGTCGCTGCGGGCGGCAACGACCAGCAACACACGCGGATTTGGAACCTGCTTACGCCCGACGAAAGGTGTCAATCGTCCCTGATCCTGGGACCTGTCACGTCACTTGCATGGTCGGCTACGGGTGGGCGTTTATTGCTGTGCACGGGAACAAGATCGCTGCACTGGTGGCCCCCAAGCAAGGGCCTCCAATCCCGTGACTTTAGGTCGGGAAAGTTGCTGATTCGATCGGGCAATCGTCCGTTGGTGGTTGTCGCCGGAGAAATCCTCGATGCCGAAACACTTGAAGTCGTCCACTCGTTCACGCAAAGACAAGGCGTTCGGGCAGTTTCGGCGCAGACATTCGATCCATCAAAAATGCTTGTGACAGCGGACAAGATCGTCAATACAATCCACGAGATGCAACCCGATGAACTGGTCAGCGTTTGGGACCTAACATCGGGCCAGCCAGTGGCGGTTCTGCGGGACCGACCGGGGCAAGTTGGGAACATTGCAATCTCGCCCGGTGGAGAACTGGTTGCATACGGCAACGGGCAAAACGTGGCATCCACGCAACCCCAGCCCACGGGTGACTACGACCTTCGAGTATGGAAGATCATCCACAGCGAATGA